The stretch of DNA CCAGTGAATAAAACACACTGATGAAATGGACatgttttggataaaataaatgaataaatgtaactCTACTGAAGACTAATATGCTAGGTTCTGTTGCTACCACTGTTCTAGACAGTACATGCATTCATTACCTGTGTTTGTAGACCATACAGAAGGTGTGTCagacatcagaatcagaatcagagtcagaatcaaaatcagaataagactcagactcagactcagaatAAGACTCACTCAGCCttatttacacatacaaggaatctGGCTTTGGTAATTAACTCTCGGAGGACAACGTACAGGACAATATCCAGATAAtacagagacagcacacagataATAGACAGACGACACACAGATAGATCTTTGCAAGCTGTCCAACACTTTCAGTGCCAGCCTTGGATTGGTTTAGAAACCTGTAATCATTTTCTCCCACATTTAAGACAGATTTCTGCACTGCTGTCTCCAGCCTTATGTAACAATATACGTCTGGCcctgcagaggaggaggtgatacagaggaggaggtgatgcAGCAAAAGCTTGAGAGCTCTAACACACGAAAGGGCCCGATAACAGCAGGGTGTCCAAACACTGCCTTGCTCAAATGAGTAGGATTTTCTGCTCCCTTGTTTATATCAATATTCACTAGATACTGGAAAACATCAATCGTGAAGACAGTTATGATGGCTTCTAGATGATTTGGATTATTATTGTAGTTTCTGTTGATTGATGTCCTTTAATGGTCTATGTGTTCTGTGCTGTACCACAAACTGCCTCTCGGAGGACGTTAAAGTTTTCTAAGTCTATGTCTGGATAGCAATGAACGGGGAATAgattaggctgtgtgtgtttgtgtgtctgtgtgtgtgtgtgtttgtgtgtgtgtgtgtgtgtgggggggggggtgtctgtgtgtgtctgtgtgtaagctGGCGAGTGTGATAAGAGGAGAGATGACTTGTGTCTAGTCCGTCGTCAGCGAGGTGAAAGGGGACTCAGAAAGCTGAGGAGCGTGATTCTAAAGCTGATGAAGAATTACATAACCCACAGGGAGAAGTCTCCACCAAACCCTCAGCGTTTTGCATGGTAGATTCAGGGCCAAGTCAAAATGATCCCAGAGAAAGCCCGGCACGCTGCCTAAGAAACCTGCTTAATCTGCTCTGTTAGAAATCgtagaaaaaaatgtaaatgctaaaacAAAATCCGTTTGGAGTGAGGGCCACATTTCACATGATCTGTTTATTTCAGGTTATTAACAAAGGCTTATAAGCCTCACCAGGCATTGCGTTTACAACCTCTGCAGTAACAGTTAACAATATACAGTCACTGCAGACACCTACCAACACTATAGACTGCAGACACCTACCAACACTATAGACTGTAAATACTGTTAATGTAATTCAGATACAGTTTGtttggaggagaggctgactATTTAGCTTACGCAGGTTGCGGATTAAACCATACGCACGTACCTCACTGAAATCacacacaatggacgaattcaaGGTGTACCAACAATATGTACATCCATTTTCATTGTCCTGTGCGGTAGTTGATAGGACTGTACCTGTGTTGTTCTGCGTGGAGATAGACTTCACTTTTTCATGTGCAcggctgtctgtgtgtacttggTCATGTTGGCTGCTGGGGCCAGAGGCAAGTATAGAGGGCATTTATCACAGAGGATCCAGTTCTCCCAGTAATTCGGGGTCAGTGGGACATACTATTTGTTTTGCAAAGGCCAgtcttttttaaatcttttttttgtaatttggTGAATCATGGAAGTGTCCATGATTTTGTAAAATCAGAGGCCCAGTTTCTTGATTAGGttattatgtttatgtgtcGTTAGAGACCTTTTTTGCAAGATTGTCAAGCAGTTTTAAGACTTAGCCCTGGTGTCTTCTGCACTGGTGTCTAAGCACTGGCTCATCGCTCCTTGGCCCTGCCACTCGGACCAGACAGACATCCAGCTATGGTCCTGCCTTGGAGGGAATCCCCATGGGTAGGTCACTGACCCGCTTGTACACTTCTGCCCAGAGATCTGGCAACCTCCTGCTGTTTTTATCTCCAGCACTGTAAAGGGcattggcttggcttggcttggctgttGGTCATGCTGACACTACTGATGCAATACCTCTAAACAGCCGTGGTCTCTATGCCAGTGGTCCAGCAGGATGTTTATTGCCTGGGGCCGGACTGGTGATGTATGTAAACAACCACACAACAACTAGCTGACCGTCAGGTACCCTTTTTTGAGACtgacatgttgacatgttgacaaCATGTTGATCACTGACTGCATGTTGATTATTTGCACAAACATAGTGTAcgtatgtacatgtgtgcactTTTGTGCTTCTTATTGATCAATGAACGCAACCCATTTCTCTCAAACTGCTGCTTCTGGTAGTGTTGTATAACCATGCTATTTCACAATAGCAGACACTTATTTAATTAGTCagttccctctgtctgtctgtttctctctctctctatcaatctatctgtctctatctatttatctttctccctctctctctctttctatctatctctctttctttatctatctatctctctctctctatcatctatctctctctttctatctatctttccctctctctctctctctatctatctgtctatctatttacATTACACACAAGAGATCTGTGGGTTCATACTAACCCCCACGTGTGACCTGGTCCCTGTTAAGTAAGATGCCCCACCCCCTGCATGTGCTGCTGAGTATTGGTGGGGGCACGTGCTGAAGCCAGACTTCCTGGAAAGGGGAGCACAACTGGGGGCCAAGCAAGGAGTCTGTTACAAGAAGCCCTCCCAGACATGTGTTTGCAAGTGTCTGGCATGTGCGGATGGTATATAGCCTATGTCATTCTTATATGAAGAGTCATATTTTAGCCTGTGCTCGGCATGTGATGAGTGTTTATATCTGTAGTGACAAGAACTTTTGTCATTTGTAACGGCtgcgtgtgttttgtctctATGCAGAAGGTGTGTTATAGTGTGCTTAAAATATCCACCTGTGTAAAGCAGATAGGAGCGCTGGAACAGCTAGAACGGCAGCAGGAAAACTATTCCAAATGTGGACTATGACAGGGACCTGCCTTGGGCCTGGGTCTGCAACAGGGATTCTGGATAAGCACCAGATCAGGGTTACATCTGGGACATGTCCACATCCATAACTAGCTTTACAATGGTTCCTGTTGTCTGGGACATGTCCACATCCATAACTAGCTTAACAATGGTTCCTGTTGTCTGGGACATGTCCAGATTCATAACTAGCTTTATAATGGTCCCTGTTGTCTGGGACATGTCCACATTCATAACTAGTTTTACAATAGTTCCTGTTGTCTGGGTCATGTCTATTATCCATAACTAGCTTTATAATGGTTCCTGTTGTCTGGGACATGTCCACATCCATAACTAGCTTTATAATGGTTCCTGTTGTCTGGGACTGTCCATATCCATCCCAGGCATTAGAATGGTTCCTACCTGAACAGATTGCAAAAGTTGTTGATGAtgacgctgttttttttttgtttgcccGTTTGGCGTTTGCTTGTTGTTTGTCACTTTGAATCCAATCAATCTGCTCCTTTGCATTCCTAAATGCATTACAATCTGGCATTCCAGATCCAAAGGTCACTGATTGACAacaatgtctctctgtctgtcaaatGACCCATTAAAGGACAATAATGAGCTGAACTTAAGGAATGTAAAGATCAATGGTCGACACCCTAAAGTAAGCCATTTATCTTGAGTATCTATAGATGAATCTATATGAAACCGTCAGAACAAAAGGGTATATTAGATTTCGTTATCTCCCCACAGAAGACCAGTTCTCCCTTCAAAGTACCCTTAGCCTTAAACCCTGATCAAATCACTCATCATTCATAATTACCCCATGTCATTAGACAGATCTGTTCCTACAtgttgtgtaaatgtttttttctctgcaaaAACAACTCCCCGAGAACCAACTGTCTTTTTCAAAACAACTGCACGGGACACAATGTGCTGCAGCCGTGCTGTTTACATGATACTGGAGACGCCTCCTCTCGCCTCCCCTCTCCCGGCCAGAGGCGTGGTTCACTGAGTTTTACTCCGTCTCCACGTCTTTGTCTCTGAGACAGGGGCTTCACAAGTAGTTCATCAGACTACAGAGTCAGCATGTTGCCTTATATCGCTCATATGTATATGTACGTCTAACCTAGATATATGCTGCTAAATATACAGCATGGCTTACACACGTGTTTGCCCTTGCGGATGGAGTCGGGTTACAGTGTAGTTTCCAAATAGAGCGCACGTGTTCCGCAGGCCTGGCTCCCTCGATGGTTCACAGATATGAAATTTGGTCCATTTGGGTTGTGATTGCACCTTATTTTAATGTATTTCCCAAGTGGCATAGCTTAGAAAATTagcattaatatttattttaaaaatgttgtttttttttcatccaaaaCATGGAAATATCAGTAAAACAAAAACTAACATTTGGTGTGATATCTTTCAAATAAAACTTCACCTTCTGcattgtgtgtattttaatATACTGCTTTTAACTTATATATTTTTGAGAGACCTGTGTGTctcctgacccagtcaccacctCTCACATGCATGACTAACAGTATTTCTATGTCTCAGTCATGTCTGAGTTTCCCCATCCCATCACTACCCTGACTGTGTGCTCCATACAGTACAGAGAACTCTCTCCTCTTTGGGCTGGAGAGGTAGCTTAATGGGTCAAAGTTCAACAACACAGATGTGGAGTCTTCCTGTGCTTGAGATAGGGAGCACAAAggattccaaacacacacacattctcacagttCTTTCTTATTAAATTCCATTACAACTCTACAGTGGTGTCTTGTATCGAAACTATGTGTAGATTCCCAAAGATTTCCAATAACCCATGTAAATAATGAGGAGAGATATATGTTACATAGGTTGATTTCTTAGCCCTAAGTCATGTAATTAACTTGCTCAATTTCCCATCGATGCACAAAATGTTTTAACAAGAAATTACAAGTCATAAAATATATGCATGGAAAAGCTGATCAAAATCCATAGGTGTAAGTGCTGAAGTGCCCCAACATTTACTGGGTGAAAGGTTAGGTATAGTCTTCTCCCCAGTCTGTTGTTGAGGCTTTGTCTTCTCGTTGATTTGGGTAGCTTTTACCGCTTAAATGTATTTCGTACAACAAACTGTGATGAATAATGTCAGTGTGAGAATAATATCATGGTCTTAGAGGTATTGCCCAAGTTATCCGTTTTACAGATACATAGGATCAGCTTTATTAACATATTCCTAATTTCACAACTCTTCAAGTGCCAGTTATATAATAACACACCGGATGAGCTCTGATGGGAGCTCTGTAATTGAGTTTACATGTAAGAGGTAGCCAATTTGTTTACTGTAAAAGTTTTAGCCTATGTTTCGGGGTTGTTCTCTCTTAGAAAATACACTGTTCGGTAGCCTATCTCCCAACTTGTTTATGACATACTTGCCAACTCGTGAAAACGTATGAGGAGGACTGTTAAGGTGGACTGTCCTCACCCTCAGCGAAAGCTTCTATTCAGTGTGATGAAAAGCTTTTCACACGTCTACCACACAGCAGACCCGGCTATCCCACTATAATCAAACTGACATAACATCAATGACGTTTGTAATGAGAAATGGAAATACAACCTCTACAAATATTTTAGTGAAATATCAACTCCACCTTAAACATGGGAGGCGATCGAAGCCTTGTTTGGTCTGCTGCTTAGTATAAAAAGCCGTCAGACATTGATGCTGAGGGATACAGACTAAAAGAGAACGCACAGGGATATAACGTGTTTGAATATCGCTCTACGGGTTTTTAATTTGCTGTTAAAAAGGTAATACTAATTTCTACAATATATCCATTCCGCTCTTTTTCTGCATGCGTTTGACATCCTGTCAAGCTGTTCTTAAAGGATTTTGTGTGGACCGCTAATTCTAATAGCACTATAGTCCGTGGCCTATTTACTTGGCGGCTCTAAGCTATTTTAAGGCATTTACGTGTGTGAATTATTGTGGTTATTTAGTTTAATATAATTTaatcttttttctatttcaacGTGTTTCCATCCAGGCCATAGCTGTTATTTGTAAGCTTGCTCAGGCGAATCAGTTGTACTGGACTAATCCGGTTTTTTGCCGCAATACGCGCTTTCATGACCTTATTGGTAGCATCTTTGTAtctaaaatgtaatattttcattcattcattcgcaAGCAACCCATTTACGTTTGCTGACCTGTCGTAAATCGAAAGCATATGTCCTGATTAGAGGAGTAGGTCAATGTTAGATTGTAATATTTGTGCTTTTGTTAATTGGATCCAGTGTTGTAGTCCATAAATGCTTATTTCAGAATGGCTACATTATTCTGTTTCGTTTTAAGCTATTGTTAGGTTAAATAACCATCCATCAACCATCCATCACCGTATTTTATGACATGTGACTTCACCTTCTCATTTTCGTCACTATTGCTGATGCAATTGTATCGTACAGTTGCCAGCTCCTGCTTACTACGCTGCGGAGGCCGGCTTCCTTATTTAACCAACGTGTCTTTGCGCCATTTGCATTTTAGCCTGACACACGACGACAGCGAAAATGGGTACCGAAGTGGATATGAAAGATGTGGAGCTGAACGAAGTGGAGCAGGAGAAACAGCCGATGACTGCCGGAGAGGCAGGTAACGGAGAGGCCACCTCTCCGACCGGCACAGAGACAAACGGCATTGTGAAGGTGAAGATTGCCGATGATACGGAGACTAAATTCACCGGGCTGTCAAAAGAGGAGCTCCTTAAAGTGGCAGGCACTCCTGGGTAAGCTTACGATCTCAAAAAGAATTGTTTAATAATATAACACTAAACGCTTAAATTATCTGAATGTTGGGAATGCTAACAATGTTAATACTCGGCATGGTTCTCCGTCCCGCAGATGGGTGCGGACTCGCTGGGCCCTGCTCATCCTGTTCTGGCTGGGTTGGTTGGGGATGCTGGCCGGGGCCGTCGGCATAATCATCCAGGCTCCTCGCTGCAAACCGCTCCCAGAGATGAACTGGTGGAATCAAGGACCACTGTACGAAATTGGCGATGTGGCGGCCTTCTCTGAGAACCTTGACGGTAACCAACTAAACCACAGAGCATCTGATGaggcgcgcgcgtgtgtgtgtgtgggggggggggggggggtggtggtggtggtggtggtggtggtaccTCGTGTTTTTCTGATCTCAGCACTGATTGCCTTGGGCTGCTTCCCAGATGCTGATGTCACACGTGTGCACATGTGCTCAGCTCTGGCATGAGTCAGCCTTGGGGCtgttgaaccccccccccccccacatacatacatacatacacacacacacacacacacacacacacacacacacacacactcttcacatacCCTCTTCTGAAACCCTTGTCATGTTTAGTTTGTAAAGGTATATacaaatgcatttgtttgtcaACATCAAGGGGTATGCAAATTAAGCAATGTGGCTTTTCTTGGGATTAGCATTTTCAAATGTTgtcattttgtctgttttgaatAATGGTGTAGAAAAAAATGAAGCTAACCTGACTATTCTCTTGTCTGTTGATGCCACAGGGTTGAAGCAGAAGATTGATACGCTTGCTCAGCTGAAGGTGAAGGGCTTGGTGGTCGGACCCATCCACAAGGCCCCCGCAGACAATGAGATGGAGCTGGACTTGGACACTGTGTCCGTAGCAGGGGACCTGACTCAGTTCAAAGCGCTGATCGATGTTGCACACAAAAAGAGTGAGTGGCATGTCCGTCTCTCTCAATATATACCTGTCTAGATCAACAAGCTTAATTCTAAacatgggatgggggggggggggggggggtgattccAAAGGCTCGGaaaatattattataatcatttGTATGAGTGGTTAGAATAGAAAAGCccttattgtcattgtattcgcatacaatGAAATGcggagtgcttctcctgttggtgcgacgggacaacatataacacaacaacaacatataacacaacaatattacAACTATCTAAAAACAGTGGTCTTGGTTTTGGAGGCTCAGTGTTATGATGTTTCATGGGGCTCATGATCTGTTTCTACCTCCTCCCTGACTGCTCTGCTTCCTCCTCAGGCATCAATGTGGTTCTGGATTTGACTCCCAACTACCTGGGGGAGAACCGCTGGTTCGACAACATGATGACTGTGGCTGAGAAAATGAAGGTATGATCCTTACAACACTCACCTccatcagagctgtgtgtgtgtcatataaaAGAGCCATCTATTTAACAAAACTCCATTCTAGTTTTGAAAAACTAGTCATCTGATTTCTCATGACTTCCATTTTAGGTGGCCCTGATTCGCTGGCAGAAGCAAGGAGTGGATGGCTTCAAGTTCTCTGGGTTCGAGCGTGTCGCTGATATTGCTCCTGAGACGTGGGCGGAAATCCGTGGGATTGTTCAAGGCCAAAACACCACTGAGGAAATAAGGAGGTGAGCAAATGAACCATGAGGACTAGCCCAGCACACGAGACCTGAACACAACATATGAAAATGCACATTGTGAAATCACGTGCTGCTCAGTGCTGCCATCTGGTGGATAATTTCTTGGTCCTCTTTTTAGCTAATTGCCGCTCTTTTGTGGTCATTGCTGGAATTGATTTTTCTAATGACACGTCTAATGACATGTACATTCTCTTAAGGGTCCTCATTGGTGTGACTGAGAAAAGCACTCCTGCAGAGGTGGGCAGCTTGTTGAACAGCTCTGGAGTGGACCTTCTGCTCTCTGGCGTTCTTCgtgccaacagcaagactggcACACAGGTTGCTAGCGCCGTGCAGCAGCTCTACGACACTCAGAACCAGACCAAGCTGGCATGGAACGTGGGCGACCGGGAGCAGGGCCACCTGGCATCACTGGTGGGCTCCAGCTTGGTGAAGTTTAACCAGATGCTGCTGCTCACACTGCCTGGCACACCAGTGTTCAATTACGGAGATGAGATCGGTCTGGAGGATACGGTAAGAGTCTATGGACCGAGACATGATCTATTGAGTTAGAATATATATAGACTTAATATATCATATATtaagtctatatatatatatatattagggctgggcacgttaacgcgttaatacATCTGTGGTAAAAGTATTctgtattgttttttgttttttttaggacACCAAGTTCCCGCAAATGATCTGGTACTCGCCTGAAGATGAAGAAACATTGAATGGAACTGCTAAGGTAAGGCAAAGAGCAGTGTCTTCCTAAATCTAGATCTGTGCCAGACTCTCTTACAGACTGTAAAGTGTGGCCATGGGGCTTGTGTTAAATGTCACCTCTTGCCTCTGGTCTCACCCCATCCTTTGTTCTCTCCTGCCTTCAGGATGAGATGGACGCGCGTATCTCTCTGCGCAAATTCTTTAAGTCCCTGAGCGAGCTGCGGGCGAAGGAGCGTTCTCTGCTGCACGGCGAGTACGTACCACTCCACAGCAACAACGCCACACTGGCCTACCTGCGCAGCTGGGACCAGAGCGAACGCTACCTGGTCGCCTTCAACTGGGGGCCCGACAAGGCCACCCTCAAGCTGGAGCACGCTCAGCTGCCGGAGCAGGCCAAGGTGACGGTCAGCACAGACCCCGAAGTGTTGAAGCCTGGAGATCTGGTGGACCTGCAAAGTCTGGAGCTGGGCCCAGGCCAAGCTGCCCTGCTGCAGTTCCCTTACCTGGGTTAGTGTTAACCCAGAACcatttcaaaggttttttttatttattttttttttaatttaaaaccCTGGcagtttaattgtattttatttgtaatgggCATTCTGTTACTATTGGTTTtatgtaactttttaaaaaagatGCTCAATGCACTGAACACGTTATACACTGATCAGATTATGCTTGAAGAAAACATGTCGTAAAAATGCACACTACCAACACTATAAAGCAGTCCCCAGTTCCAACACTGGTACCTCAAATGTGGCATGCATCCAGATCTATAAACGTTAAACGTACTGATGAGTATAGTTGTGTACATTCCATTGTAGATTTACTCCATGAGGCATATTCTAGTGCTTGTTGCATTGTGTCTTTTATTCTGGACATTGGATGCAAAGTGATCtgtctggcatgtgtgtgtgtccccaaaCTGAAACATGCAGTGTAAAGATCCCAGTGATCTAGGATGTTGGTGTTCTAATGCAATCCTGTTGACCTCTCCTATCAAAACCACAGAGCATGAAATGTCATGGAGAAAATAAACTGAAGCAACTCAAATGTGgtcttgactttttttttttttacatggtcGTAACAATGGTCGATCCCTtccgagtgtgtgtttgtgtgtgtgtgtgagcctgtaaGGGTATGAATCATTTAAGTGTCTGTTCTCTCAAGCCTAATAGCCAGAGTTGGGGAGTAAAGGGGGCTATCAAAGCACCCCTAACCTATACATTCTCAGGTGTCTATGAGCTCCATTGGGTGCATAACtgcatatgtatatttataaataaatcatttgcACCCAAGCAATGATGAAACTTTATGGGTCAACACTCAatctgctcttctctttgtaACCGAGGCTGTTAACCTATATCCACTTGTATTCATTCAGCAGGTGCTGTTATCTGAAGTGACTTGCAGTATAACTTTATAACTCAATTTATTTAGCTGATAAAACTGACTCCATACAGTTTGTTTTATGGCCATTAACCCTTCTGGAAACTTTGCACAGACAGCCAAGAATCTGCATCTCTtccctgtctccccccccccccctctcccacggTGCTTCATAGAGCCCAAGACCTGAACCCTTAGAGCAGGCACATAGGTGATGGAACCCTTAGAGCAGGCACATAGGTGATGGACCTGAACACTTAGAGCAGGCACATAGGTGAACAGGGGGAAACCTTGAAGAACCCAGTAGAAAaaaagggtgggggggtggcatCTGCTTGCGACTGGTTCAGTTTCTGAGCTAGAACGAGTGAGGGCAGGAAGAAAGGGAAGAGCGGCAGAGAGAAGCAGCCTcattacactcatacacactttaaatgccagtgtgtgtgtgcatgtctggctATGTGTGAATTCATTACTGGGTTTTGTGTGAGGGGACTCCAGAGGTGTAATGGACACTGGCCTGAGAGACATCAGATCTGCTCACcgtccatccctccatcctcgGACCATCGGCTTGAGCCTGTCTCGGTGGCACCATTGAGGGCCCTAATTACGGGATcgcctttctcctcctcctctggtgtgtaCTGGCCCTCTTTTCTGTGTCGGTTATTCCTAAGGGTTCTCACTGTCAGCCCCTGCTCCCACAAGTCCGCTGGGCTGGGATGGGATGGTTCTCCGCTGCTCAGATCCATCTATCTCCTGTTCCGGGCATCTAATTGGGGTCAGCGCAGCCATGTTGTACCCTGGTGACGATGAGCAGTGCGCGAGGTGCTGATGGGACAGACTGTCCTCTCTCATTGTACAACAGTTTCTGCAAGGGTATAATTCAGGCCAGCACcactcaatgttttttttgctgATGACTGATGGGCTTAATGATTAAAGTAGCCCAACAATAGACAACCTAATGCCTTTCATTTACAGTGGTAAAATATCTAATATGGCGCTGATATCTATTAAAACCTTGGTGTTATGTTGAGTTCATTAAATGCTCTgacattacaaaataaatgacaaacGAACGGACTGGAATATCTTCACCACTACAAAGTTCTACTCATGTAACTCTATATACTGTTCCTTTAAGATCTCCCTCTCAAAAAGGACTCCCTGACGCATTGCAGGTGGCCGGAAACCAATCGAATCTCGTTCGTGTGGTCACATGGTAAACggaatctgaatctgtcaaGTTATAAACCGCCCAGCTGGTTCATTCAAACTTGTAAGTAAGTGTTTCATTGAAACAAAGTAAGAAAATACCATGTTGTCTTATGTTACTATTTTTTCAGGAAAGAATATTTGATATTTACTCAAAGCTGTATTAGGATGATAAACAAACATTGTCCATTTTACCTCTTTTATGTGTGGTCTTGGCGCAGGGACACCGTTGTGACAGCCAGGTTGTCAGGGAGTGCGACGTCGCGCTTGAAACCCAACAACCATCGCGGAGGGATACAACGACGGAGACGCAGGGCATCAGTAGGCGCGAGGCAGTCGTTGCTTTCTACGGAGGTTGATCAGCACTCAAACAATTCAATTTTAAAACAAGCTACCTAGAAGAGCACACAAATCTTACAATGGTAAGTAGATGTTTGCTGTTGTAAAGTGAAATCGATCGCTATCAAGTCGAACGATGTGGATGAGGTATTAGGTCTCATTCAGAGTTATCATTCTGAGACGCTGATATTAATGTAAGCTATgacagttagctagctagcgatatCTTGCTAAATATAAATATGGCTAACACTCTTAGCATCGCCAACtttgcattacattacatattttacaAATGTACTTTTACAAAGCGTCATCGTACACTGTTAACATTAGCGTAGGCTTTAGCGTTATATGTGGTATTTTTgatcagcagggaaaaccaatGCATCCATTTAGCGTGTGATGTCGCTAGCTAGCCTGCTAGCGAGGGGTGCGCTTGTAAAAATAGACACCCTCTCAAGCAGTGTAGCTAGTCAGCTAGGTGTCTAGCTAGCCAACTTAGCTTTCCGTTCAGCATTGGGCGCACCCAAGTATTATTAACTCAAACGTTATCTAGGTAAACAATTGGGTAAACACGTTTTTTAcgatgaggagagagtgtatTAACTTAAAGATGGAAATGTGCATG from Clupea harengus chromosome 8, Ch_v2.0.2, whole genome shotgun sequence encodes:
- the slc3a2b gene encoding solute carrier family 3 member 2b — its product is MGTEVDMKDVELNEVEQEKQPMTAGEAGNGEATSPTGTETNGIVKVKIADDTETKFTGLSKEELLKVAGTPGWVRTRWALLILFWLGWLGMLAGAVGIIIQAPRCKPLPEMNWWNQGPLYEIGDVAAFSENLDGLKQKIDTLAQLKVKGLVVGPIHKAPADNEMELDLDTVSVAGDLTQFKALIDVAHKKSINVVLDLTPNYLGENRWFDNMMTVAEKMKVALIRWQKQGVDGFKFSGFERVADIAPETWAEIRGIVQGQNTTEEIRRVLIGVTEKSTPAEVGSLLNSSGVDLLLSGVLRANSKTGTQVASAVQQLYDTQNQTKLAWNVGDREQGHLASLVGSSLVKFNQMLLLTLPGTPVFNYGDEIGLEDTDTKFPQMIWYSPEDEETLNGTAKDEMDARISLRKFFKSLSELRAKERSLLHGEYVPLHSNNATLAYLRSWDQSERYLVAFNWGPDKATLKLEHAQLPEQAKVTVSTDPEVLKPGDLVDLQSLELGPGQAALLQFPYLG